From Impatiens glandulifera chromosome 7, dImpGla2.1, whole genome shotgun sequence:
atgtAAGTTCTCGAGTTTAAGTAAAATCTGAATTTTAACTGTATTTTATAATCAGTTTGAGTAAAATCTGAATTTTAACtgtattttgttttaacttattaaatttaaaatatatatatatatatatatatatatatatatatatatatataaatagatataaaccggctttttcttttattactgtttttctattattttgaaaatgggCCAGACCTGAATTGAAGCTCAGCCCATTTAAAACAACCCAACATCAAATCAGACCCAACAAACAAAACaagaataatttcaaaaaaaaaaaaaaaaaaaagcttctTCTTCACGAGCGATCCACTGATAGTGAGAGATATAGAAGAAGGGCGTTTTCTTGAAGAATCGCGATTTCGAACGATAGATCTTCAATTGAAACTTCCTAGTTTCTTCTGATCTGATCTGATCTTTTGAgtgaaagaaagaaattgaaAGCTGAAGGCGAGAAATCGATCGCAAGTTGAAGACGGATTTATCTTGATTCACTTATTTTCTTTCTGTTTGATCGATCTTAAGTGGCCATACGAGAAGTGCTCCTAATCACAATAGCAGGAAGTTCGATTCTACATCCAGCAATAACACTCGGAAATTGCGGATTCTTACAAATTCCGATCAAACATCTTCAGGTATTGATTCCTCTCATCTAGAATACTAGTCATCTTTGCTTCAGTCAACAGAAATGCTgttcattaatgaaattacGCTTAGGTTTTGCTACATTAGAAAATAGTTGAATATTAAAGACCGGTTTAGTTGAGTGAtgaattgtttgattaatttgaaaCTATTTGATGTAGGTTTGGTTCAGTTCAGTGTTATGATTGAGCAATTTAATGAGTTAATTTACCTTGAATTAGGGCTAGGAATGGTTTGATTGAACTGTGCATGAATTTGTCCTTGTTCGTTCTAGTTTAGTTGAAAACcatcaatcaatttatttaaaaatgttgattATTGTATTTTGTCAAATCTTATCTCTCATTTCTCACACATTTGTATGGTTTATCGTTACTTTACCGTGCTCTTAGGGTTCTCCAATGTCGGTGTGCACTCCTTCGTCAGATTCCGGCTCTTCATTATCCACCAAAGCGTTGATCGTGCACGGCCTAGTTGTTGGTGCTGCAGTAGCTGCTGCTGTTGGTGCCCATGCATATTTCTACCTTCGTGGCTCCAGAAAGTTCCGAAGCCGAGTTGTCGGGATCATTCCTGCGCGGTTTGCTTCCTCCAGGTTTCCTGGAAAACCTCTGGTTGAAATCCTTGGAAAGCCCATGATCCAGGTTTCTCACTTTTTATCCAATTTTTTCATAGGAAAAACAGTATGCTAAGCAAAGCACATTAAAATTTGGACCAATTTGATTGCTTCTTGGACTGCATTTATTCTAGAACTCATTTGATCTTTCATATGCAGAGAACCTGGGAAAGGGCAAAGATGGCAACCACTCTTGATCATGTTGGTAAGATTCAGATTCAATATTAAGATAGTTGGCCTGGTTCTTTAGTTGTTTCTTATCACAGATCTTGGACCCAGTGATCTTAATGAAAATCCAAACCAATGATCTTAatattgtttcattttgttattCACTCTACAGTTGTTGCAACCGATGACGACAAGATTGCTGATTGTTGTCGAGGATTTGGGGCTGATGTAATAATGACGTCAGAATCTTGCAGAAATGGTTAGGATCGCAATCTCTCTATTTTCTACCGACCTTTATATGCACTATAGAAGTGGATTACTTAATGGTCATAAACAATTGAAGGTACTGAACGTTGCAATGAAGCTTTGCAAAAGATTGCAAAGAAGTATGATGTAGTTGTCAACATTCAAGGGGATGAGCCACTAGTTGAACCTGAAGTAATAGATGGAATTGTCAAAGCGCTCCAGGTTAGTAATAATCATCATTTATGGTTTCTGTAAACTTTAATCTTACTCTGTATTTTCATCCAGATGGCCCCGGATGCTGTTTTTAGTACAGCTGTAACTGCTTTGAAACCTGAAGACGCATTTGATCCAAACAGAGTGAAATGTGTGATCGATAATCGCGGTTATGCTATTTATTTCTCACGAGGGCTAATCCCATTTAACAAGTTAGTCTCCTGTTGTGTAGCTTTGGCGGATGCTTTAAGTTTTGATCAGTTTAATAAAACagtaatctttatattttatttaatgttaggtCAGGAGCAGTTAATCCACAATTCCCATATTTGCTCCACCTGGGTATTCAGGTTCTAATAACTCTTCTACTTGCTGACTTCCATTTTATGGCTCTTTACTGTGATTGCATAAtatttttcgttttttttttctgataGAGCTACGATTCAAAATTCCTCAATATATATTCGGAACTACAGCCTACTCCACTGCAGCTAGAAGAGGATCTGGAGCAGCTAAAAGTCCTTGAGAATGGGTACAAAATGAAGGTTTGAGTGAAATATTTTTCTTGCCATTTTTCATTTAAGTTGGTAaaaatttgtttcaaaattcTTCATTTTATCCATTTAAGAGAATCCTTATATTCATATTGCCCTTGTTGCTTACTTTGTCATTTGTTTTGGAGCAAGTGAAATGAAATTGGATTGGCATGATTAATAAGATGTTATGTTGTATAAGCTTGTGATTGAAAGATTGTAAATGTGATGATATATATCGACAAGTGCTGAAAATTAGAACCACCTAATATGTGATATAGTGCTGAAAGattgtataaaattatgttttggAATTTGGTCTGGATTATAGTGCAACACTTGACTTCATTTGGAATAAAGATTATTTCGAACATTGTGATATTTTGTAAGCATAAATAATGTAGATCGACATTTTTGCTCTTCTTGATTTCACCACATTTTCAGGTAATCAAGGTTGAACATGAAGCTCATGGTGTTGACACCCCAGAAGATATTGAAAAGTTAGAAAGGTTCATGCACGAAAGGAACTTGTCCTAGTTATTGTGACATTTGCTGATGGATCTTGCGACCTAGAACAGAGATGCGTTTTTGTTTTTCCTACGTGGTTTTCGTTTATAGCATATTTATGTCTTTTTCCTGTTGTATGTTACATCTTGTATTTTAGGTGGTTAGCAAAAGATTTGAGCTATGGGTTGCATGTAAATTAGATGTCTTGAATTTTTAAAGATCTTATAATTAACTGTAAAACAAGTAATCTATTTTCCTTGGAATGCTGTTGTATTATTATGcttttaattatagaaaaaaaattaaggaaaagagtttatttataaaaatattatttatatattggcCCAATTATTATTTGGGCGTCGTTATTAACCAAAATGACAGCTTGAATTTTGAATCGTcctatatgattaaattatctaaatttaaccattttagaatttttcttaTTGAAGTtaatttttgtcttctttttaggatttatatttttaattttttaattaatttatcacgtttataaatgaaataatatttataaacattttgaatttattatttttaaatagagtatTTTTTTCGAGATTTAGTAAGGTGATATgagtgattaaaaatataactaatccaaataaaataagatttgatatttttttttataaactttgaaacaacataattttgtatccagtttattaatttggatatatttgtgttttaaattaagtatttttttcaaGATATACATGTTTCAAACAATCTtgtaaattagttaagaaacgacataaattcaagaaatatgtggtttgattatttttgaaaagatgTGATTTgtgaaaatagtttaaaaaaattaataaaaataaataattgttaaattatttttacaaatctcgtaaattagttaagaaaataaaaatattacattagaGTAAAAAGCTGAACAAGTTTATTCGTTTGGAAAAGCTTCAAAATGACTATAATTGCTATAGTTGAAATTTAATACGATATAATTCAAAGTTTGAATTCTTATAGATAAAATGATTCGATCTCAAATAACAATTCAAccattatataaaattagttgTTACAAAATCAACCACTtcactttaattatttaataagtaataatttatttaataaaaactattatttttgaaattataaatataaatttactatatttatataaaaagttttaattaaaataatttgtaaaattttagtaTGGTAAATTTAAAACTGTAAGGCTACTTGTTtggttcatttcattcaaaCATTTTTgcttgattatttaaaaactaagaGCCTTCTAATTACTTATGTAACTCCATCCCTCGTGcatataattaatacaaaatgaaaTCCCTATAATCACTCTCTCTTTAATGtccatatataattaaaaatatagaccctcctttaataaaaataaaataatcatacaATTACAGGTaagaaaataaagtatttttaataacataactataatatataaacaataaaaataactatttcaaatataatatttttaataacataatttcttaattaCCTTTAATAAATGCACTATTTTACTCTTCTTTAGTAAGAAAGGAATATTAGGGTtaagaataattatattatcttaattttagtACATCATcaattaagattatttaaataatttttaatatccACCACTCTTATAATCAAAATACCCTCATTCATTTtccaataaatattaatatatattttttttttgttaaatcaaCTTTTTATATCctcaatttaaacaaaattatttccaatatgCTCTAAGCATATATAATTAAGCATAAAGTTTGACTTTGATCcaattatttataactaatatgTTATCATCAATTGGTGGCATGTGATAGAAGAATCATTTTGTAATCAAgtatttaatttaagtcattttttttgttaatattttatctcattttcAATTACACATGATCCAGGCTGCTCTACATTACATCAACATGagaactttaatttatttattacttaaCTAGTACTTAGTTTCCAATAAAAAACattcaacttaattattttttggggaGAAGATCTTTGCAATGATATTAACATACCAGTGTAGGATGATTTTGCTTAGAGTGATACCTCTCAAATTTGGAAATGCAATGATGAGAATTTCATATTTTTCCATGAATTGAGGtaattttgagaatttaatAACAATTTGACCCAATCCAAGTTCTACTCCACGCCGTTAAGACCGATACTAGTTGGAAATAAAATCGATTACAAATTCGGGATTTATAACATAAAGATTTCACTTATGCAAAAAAGGCGGGCCTAACCCATAGGGATGCAAAATGGATTTATTTTTTCGTCCAAATAgcataaaaagtattttagaaCCGCTTTTAGTGGTTACCTTTATAAACTGCATCCTGATACCTAAAAGAGTGGTAGTTGGTAAGAACAATATAACGGATGAAAAGTGAATAATATAGAAAAATTCGAAATCTGATTCAAATACAATATAACACATATGTgcacataataaatatattgaatcaATTCATTTTTGTTGtgatacatataaatataatgaaatatccCATCAATCCacgttgaatttaaaaaatagtttaaaataatggttcaatcttcttctttttagtTCTCGAACCGAAAGATCCATGAACTGTTCCATCACGAAAAcgaatatttttaatagtacTAGATTAACAAACTGGTTAAGATACTTTTGGGCCTCTCCAATTTGTCAAGCACCAACCGAACATTATGATTAATGCAATAGCATTAGACCCCACTCAATTTAGTattccttaatattttataatatgattagtccttaatactttttttcaatttataattatgtcGCACATATTACACTTCTGTTTATTAGTACCACGCGGTTACTCTATAGATAGATAATGTAAATTAAACCATATAGTGGCTTCATTTTAAAGCCAAATTAaagaacttttttttatacCTTTATAATGAacttgacattttttttttgaaaaggcaTGTTTATCACCTATCATCTTTCATTATATTattgacaataaaaaatttgtttatcatatatatagacATCAGCAATtattccaaatcaacatcttAAAATGTATTAGAATTATGAATAACATATTTGtcccaaattttaattaatatttcaacTCATCATTACCTAATTATGCTTAGAGCTGGATTTTGGGATGTTGCTTGAGCTACATGAATTACTTGATACTCAAAGGCCATACTTTAGAAACCATGTTATCtttaagggttttttttttttatatatagaaatgaaAGGCAACTGCATGTCAAAGTACATAAGGTCATGACAATAGGTCAAATCACAACTAGGAATGTATGAGAAGATAATTAGTTCATATATTCAACCAACAACACGATTGAACGTGGCCTACAAATTCTTCGGGCGCTGCCACATAGTTCCACTCGTGGCTCGCCAAATCAAACACGTAGGCCTTGTGGGGTTCACCTAATCCCGACGAGCCAATCGCGAATAACATGTTGAGTCCTCCGGTTATTTGAATTGTGCTTCGTGTCTCGGTTGGCACTTGAGTTAGACATCGCCAATTAAACTTGTCATTCTCCGTGAATGTCACATCATTGTTCAAACACATGTACATCTTCCCATCTCCGCCACTAAAGCAATTCTTAGGGCATTTTCTAACAATCAAGCATTCATTCTCAACCGGCTCCCACTTAAGAGTGGCGACATTGTACACGTTGGCGCTCTTCTCAAACCGACCTTGCACCTCGTACCCTCCAATGACGTGGAATTTCCCTTCGTGGAAAACACCCTTACACTCCACTCGTTTCATTTCCATGTCGGGTAACAAAGCCCACAAATCACTCGCCACGTCATAAACCATAGCCGACCTCAACGCCTTGTTTTCGTCGTCGCATCCACCGGCTACGAACACATAATTATCCTCATCAGACGCGCATGCGAAGAAAGACCGTTGACAGCCTGGCATGGGGGTTCCACGTGTCCACAATCCGGTCAAGAAGTTATAAACCGAAACCTCTCTCGAGACGACCCAAGTCATCGGCTCCTTCCCGCCCATCACCACTAGGTTAAATCCAACAACGACAACTTGACAAAACAAAGGCAAGCCATGAGAAAACCAAGGGACCCTAGGAAGCTCGCGCCATATACCTGTTTTGATGTCACAAAGCGTGACTCGATAAGTCGGACTCCGAAAGCGATTAAATGAGTACCCGAGCTTCCTCTCGGGCTCAGGACGCGCTTGAACCATTACAACCACCGGTTGGCTAAATCCAGCGACCTTCCGAAGATTCAAGAACTTCCTCGAGGAAATCTCTTGTTTCCATCTCCGACAAACCAACGTGAGAGTAGGGAATTGATCGAATGAAACCCGAAATAGACATTCGAGTCCAATGAAGTAGGGAAGACCGGGAACTAGCTCCATCTtgcattttctaaaaatcttaaGTGGTTTTATAAGGAGAAGATTGAATATGAATTTAACAAAATGTACATACGAGGCTAACGTTCAAGTTTTCTTAGTATATGGTCAAACattttaaagttataatatatatttttttttattataaaaacttataagtaaaacaaataaaaatatcttaaatgaAGAAAGCGtattaatgaaaatgaaactgaattatatatatatttttaaaatttcttctgtaagatataataaataatgtaacATGTACATAAAGTTATTTCTCATGTTTGGTTTGACTagatataattttcaaatacaaCACtgactaattttttatatatttttttggttatttcttataatattttattttaattataaaaacaattaatgatatattaattacttaataataatttgatgtcGGGTCACATCTCATGAGATGcacacaaatattttatatataataagtagataataaaatatttatttaattggaaATAAGCATGTTTTAtgcttataaataaaataatttatatttgataatatgGTTGTTAAGTTTATTTGTAGATTTTAACGACTTATTGCAGAAGATGataatgtaattattattattattgttaagtTTATTATGATCTATTAATAAACATTTTGCAGtgtaatttatcatttaatttacaacgttatgtaaaaataataacaaatgatTTACTGCTATAATAGAtcgaaagataaaaaaaaaaacttatttaaaatactaaatatctCATATTTCGATTCTCATTCATAACATTTTCAATTAAAGTACAATATAATAACTCATTATCATATATAAGATTGTATTTGCTTACTAAAAATAAGTTTAACCTATAATAAgaactatatattataattcGTCTTTTAAATTTAGGTATCTATTTGACTTCTATATCAAACTTTACATTCATTTGATATGTCACTTTAACAGATGGTATGGGTTACTGggatttttttaagaaattcgtattaaaatattaataaataaattatttaaaaaaaaaaattaataattgaagacaaatttaataatattattttagaatcaataattaattattaaaataaaaaagtagaattaaaaataatgcaACGGAAAGTATTCTATTTGACATTCCAACTAACAGTTTTGTTAgcaaatatttcattttagaaTATTggttacactttttttttttgtcttttactcaTAGATCTTTTAGGTTCCAAAATCCCTTAGTAGATAATTAGTTGACAATTcaaatgatttttcaaataaaataaaattaaatgtaatttttagtATTCAAATTCAAGGGtctaagtatatatatttatacataaagcTCAATTcgaataatatatatgttggTGTTAGAGAGGAggaagtgttttttttttttcaatattagaaataaaatatggtaGGAACTCTATACCAAACCAAATGTATCATCGCGATGTCAAGTTTGGTGTGAAAAGAGGACAACGGGGCATACATTTGTCTTGTCAATCTGGTTTGGTATGGTTTTAGGGCTACATGGATTAAATGGGACAAGTCGCTAATGATAAATACCCAATTTGTTGAATTTGTAAGTTATTAGTTTATCCGAGTCTTGTTCATATTATTGAGTTTGACGAGTAGTAACGCGGTGGTTGTTGCATAGTGCAGTTGTGATCGACTTTGTTTGGATATTCGTTCATTTACAAAGTTTTCTCGGTCTGGTATCAATTCCAACCATTTTTAAATCCACCCAactatattttatgaattcGTCATAGttctgaaaaaaaattaaataaaattaagataacctttaattaagacatttttaatggatttgttttttaaatatttaatcacttAAGAAAAGATTTTCATTTTACGGtggtattaataattttttttatcacaattaaaacaaaattgacTAAAAAGGTGTTATAATTGTTTTTGCAGCACATTTAAACTTTTcatacattttatattataaaagtcTAATagtatttttcataaaatatataaataaaattatttttatttttataatttttaaaaataattgtaattatgattataattataataaaatattaaaataattataatgactTCAAAGTAGGCTGTAAATTAATTTGTTGCTAAATATTTCTGTTTGAAAAGTCGGTTACACTTACATCTCACTCCTTTTGTCCATAAACCCTTTAATTACTAGATTATTCATTgacaattcaaatatattttacaacaaaaatagttaaatgaaatttttagtatttaattttaagGATTTCAATGCCCAAAAGTTtctactataatatatataataaactttacaatttatttatattaaattaattatttggttattaaaattatatttgtgtaTATAAATTCAGTTAGAGTTAGGTCCTTTTATATGAAATGAATTTGGAATTCACCgtataattctaatttcaatttcacaaaaaatatataaattataatttaattcttatataGGTTTGAAAAAGTCAcattgtaaacactaaaaatctaactaacaatttataaaattaaaataaaaattttaatttaattttaataaataaaattaaaataattaatcccaatgccaaaacccaattaaaacaattaattagactaattattgtgataattaaaatctaattaattaaggaaaatagtcaaaataaaaataattattattatttggaataaatgttatactcatttatcttaaaaaaaattaagagattaaaataaataatttaggatgccaaaattatttatttaaccctaaaatatgcacaaatatatatatatatatatatatatatatatatatatatatatatatatatatatatatatataaaacggttaaaatcatttcattaaaatcaaagctagacaaaccctagttatgattaatgatgacaatcaaaaaaaccttaaaaaaattgattagtagtattcatacattctaaaaaaataaagattacaaacagaaaatattacatttaaacATAACCATCCCAACTAgggattttcgcatgccatctatTTCATTGAGAGgtcttcttccccttcctctttcTATTACTCTAACGATGAAAGGTGTTGAAGAGGATTATGAGTGTTGTtgattctcattttgaattctctctttgtacgagcttgttctgatttgatagaaataattatttctaagaattttagggtttttacctttgttattttcaaattgaatttttttattcttgtcTTCCTCAGCTTCAGTTTCAGCTTtagactccacatcggttttgaaatcttctttatcaactttaaaattctctatttcaattttgaaattctaggtctcttcttcttattttcctcaacaacaacttgaggttcatcttctatttttttacctaatcttttgcattacagaaaattttctttttctcttcactttgattctctttactttctttcctttGCTGCTTTCCTTTATCccagaatccttcttgcttttcttctacaaatgtttgatctttgagtttagcctccttgcttccttctttttcttttatgcTTTTTGACTTTTCTATTATTCTTCTTTAGCTtgatcacatttattgtgcaaaAAAGTGTTACATAATGAACATctttttggtttccattcataagagatctctaTGACATTGTGCTTTCCTTTTATGTTAACAACTGTCATTTTTATTGGTAGGACACTCCTATGATGCACTTAAATGCTAATTCTAGTAAAAGACAAGTGCTCCCCTCATTCAGTTAttgagtccatatataatggtttctcaattgtacctgcaaaatgactaattgctttAGCATTGTATATGTGGGATGGAATGTTTcagagcttgaaccaaatctgAGCAGTTTCCTTTGGCCTACTctgtagattcatctcttctgaccacttttccagcttcatgcaatttaatcctatgtaagtatgccctttctccaagatttctttcagatttgagcccTTTTTGAAGTGTAAGAAGTAGAGGTCATGTATGTTTATAAAAACTTTTGTAAGCCCCTTTTCTcccaaatatttaat
This genomic window contains:
- the LOC124945326 gene encoding 3-deoxy-manno-octulosonate cytidylyltransferase, mitochondrial, which encodes MSVCTPSSDSGSSLSTKALIVHGLVVGAAVAAAVGAHAYFYLRGSRKFRSRVVGIIPARFASSRFPGKPLVEILGKPMIQRTWERAKMATTLDHVVVATDDDKIADCCRGFGADVIMTSESCRNGTERCNEALQKIAKKYDVVVNIQGDEPLVEPEVIDGIVKALQMAPDAVFSTAVTALKPEDAFDPNRVKCVIDNRGYAIYFSRGLIPFNKSGAVNPQFPYLLHLGIQSYDSKFLNIYSELQPTPLQLEEDLEQLKVLENGYKMKVIKVEHEAHGVDTPEDIEKLERFMHERNLS
- the LOC124944913 gene encoding F-box/kelch-repeat protein At1g15670-like, which produces MELVPGLPYFIGLECLFRVSFDQFPTLTLVCRRWKQEISSRKFLNLRKVAGFSQPVVVMVQARPEPERKLGYSFNRFRSPTYRVTLCDIKTGIWRELPRVPWFSHGLPLFCQVVVVGFNLVVMGGKEPMTWVVSREVSVYNFLTGLWTRGTPMPGCQRSFFACASDEDNYVFVAGGCDDENKALRSAMVYDVASDLWALLPDMEMKRVECKGVFHEGKFHVIGGYEVQGRFEKSANVYNVATLKWEPVENECLIVRKCPKNCFSGGDGKMYMCLNNDVTFTENDKFNWRCLTQVPTETRSTIQITGGLNMLFAIGSSGLGEPHKAYVFDLASHEWNYVAAPEEFVGHVQSCCWLNI